From a single Sphingosinicellaceae bacterium genomic region:
- a CDS encoding alpha/beta hydrolase: MISQRFRFASFDGVELSWQEVGEGRPVILLHGLFSTSHTNWIRYGTAAQVAAAGFCVILPDLRAHGESAKPHDAAAYPHDVLSKDVAALVDYLGLTDYDLGGYSLGGRTTVRCLVDGLKPRRAVVAGMGLTGLIELGKRTDWFLHMIAEPDSFERGSDGWMAVQFMRTNHVDGEAVAHVLRSQLLTSIAEIAAIQTPVLVLCGKDDNDNGSAPDLASALPKGRYVEMPGNHMSAVVGPAMGAAIAAYLSA, encoded by the coding sequence ATGATCAGCCAGCGTTTTCGTTTCGCCTCGTTCGACGGTGTTGAACTGAGTTGGCAGGAGGTTGGCGAAGGCCGCCCGGTCATCCTCCTCCACGGTCTGTTCAGCACCAGCCACACCAACTGGATTCGCTACGGCACCGCGGCCCAAGTCGCCGCTGCCGGGTTCTGTGTCATTCTCCCCGACCTTCGCGCGCACGGCGAAAGCGCCAAGCCGCACGACGCCGCAGCCTATCCCCACGACGTGCTGTCGAAGGACGTCGCCGCGCTGGTCGATTATCTCGGCCTGACCGACTACGATCTCGGCGGCTACTCGCTCGGCGGCCGCACCACGGTGCGTTGCCTGGTCGATGGCCTGAAGCCGCGCCGCGCCGTTGTCGCCGGCATGGGCCTGACCGGACTGATCGAACTCGGCAAGCGCACCGACTGGTTCCTCCACATGATCGCCGAACCCGACAGCTTCGAGCGCGGCTCGGACGGCTGGATGGCGGTGCAGTTCATGCGCACCAACCACGTCGACGGCGAGGCGGTAGCCCATGTGCTGCGCTCGCAACTCCTGACCAGCATCGCCGAGATCGCCGCGATCCAGACCCCGGTCCTCGTTCTGTGCGGCAAGGACGATAACGACAACGGTTCGGCTCCCGACCTCGCGTCGGCACTGCCGAAAGGCCGCTATGTCGAAATGCCCGGCAACCACATGAGCGCGGTGGTTGGACCGGCGATGGGCGCTGCAATCGCGGCGTACCTGAGCGCTTGA
- a CDS encoding GFA family protein produces the protein MWRVTATNEARENVLRIAATGGCQCGAVRYAATLANSEAYWCHCRMCQRATGGVAAALVSVRRDAVVWTAREPDRFASSPIAKRGYCAVCGTPLTFEFNEGSENMDLTVGSLDDPSILRLASHFGTESWVPHWIHIDSLPMTRTDENAALMARWAAAKSEP, from the coding sequence ATGTGGCGCGTTACCGCGACGAACGAAGCGCGGGAGAACGTCTTGAGAATCGCAGCGACCGGCGGGTGCCAGTGTGGTGCGGTCCGCTACGCGGCCACCCTTGCGAACAGCGAGGCTTATTGGTGCCACTGCCGGATGTGCCAGCGCGCCACCGGTGGAGTCGCCGCCGCGCTCGTTTCGGTTCGGCGGGACGCCGTCGTCTGGACGGCGCGCGAGCCCGACCGTTTTGCGTCGTCGCCGATCGCGAAGCGCGGTTACTGCGCCGTCTGCGGCACCCCCCTTACCTTTGAGTTCAATGAGGGCAGCGAGAACATGGACCTAACCGTCGGCTCGCTCGACGATCCGTCCATTCTGCGGCTCGCCAGCCATTTCGGTACCGAGAGCTGGGTTCCGCACTGGATTCACATCGACAGTCTGCCGATGACCCGAACCGACGAGAATGCGGCCTTGATGGCACGCTGGGCAGCGGCCAAAAGCGAGCCATGA
- a CDS encoding head-tail adaptor protein, with the protein MTAEFAGALSERVAVENWQGDPEGGTWLSGGDAWASLVPHDPGATVIGEGRASRPRYRLTMRSGGAVTLASRFSWRGRVLAVLRLEPDPRTPDRQSFIVEDRG; encoded by the coding sequence ATGACCGCCGAGTTCGCCGGAGCGCTGAGCGAGCGTGTTGCCGTCGAGAACTGGCAGGGCGATCCGGAGGGCGGCACTTGGCTCAGCGGTGGCGACGCCTGGGCGAGCCTGGTGCCGCACGATCCGGGGGCGACGGTGATCGGCGAGGGCCGCGCGTCGCGCCCGCGCTACCGGCTGACCATGCGGAGCGGAGGCGCGGTGACGCTGGCGAGCCGCTTTTCCTGGCGCGGGCGGGTGCTCGCGGTGCTGCGGCTCGAGCCCGACCCCCGCACGCCCGACCGCCAGAGTTTCATCGTGGAGGACCGTGGATGA
- a CDS encoding peptidoglycan endopeptidase produces MHKHADIIAAHARACVGTRFRAQGRAIGIGLDCIGVALLAAAAAGILFDVPLYALGGDREAQLDAGLARQGCVRVDPPRPGDLIVAAPAPGRRHLGVMTSAGVVHAHAGLGRVVEGPLDPEWQIVGAWRFPDSEA; encoded by the coding sequence ATGCACAAACACGCCGACATCATAGCCGCGCACGCGCGCGCGTGCGTAGGGACACGGTTTCGGGCGCAGGGCCGCGCGATCGGCATCGGGCTCGACTGCATCGGGGTGGCACTGCTCGCGGCTGCCGCAGCGGGCATCCTGTTCGACGTACCGCTGTATGCGCTCGGCGGCGACCGCGAGGCGCAGCTCGATGCGGGGCTGGCGAGGCAGGGATGCGTCCGTGTCGATCCGCCTAGACCGGGCGACCTCATCGTCGCGGCACCAGCACCAGGCCGTCGCCACCTCGGCGTCATGACCTCCGCCGGCGTGGTTCACGCTCACGCCGGTCTCGGGCGCGTCGTCGAGGGGCCGCTCGATCCAGAGTGGCAAATCGTCGGAGCGTGGCGCTTTCCCGACAGCGAGGCCTAG
- a CDS encoding phage tail assembly chaperone, whose amino-acid sequence MAAAALAQRLGWTPDTFWSATPADLRHALGSSTIDEALGGDTLACLMKEFPDG is encoded by the coding sequence ATCGCGGCCGCCGCGCTCGCCCAGCGCCTCGGCTGGACCCCCGACACATTTTGGAGCGCGACGCCCGCCGACCTGCGCCACGCGCTCGGCAGCTCGACCATCGACGAGGCGCTCGGCGGCGACACGCTCGCTTGCCTGATGAAGGAATTTCCCGATGGATGA
- a CDS encoding OmpA family protein has translation MRKYAAALALATTALAGPALAKDGAWYIGVDAGGMLVEDSKFDIRNAAGTATAKDALTLNHEYGYDVSGNIGYDFGPIRAEFEVGYKDANLDSIDYNGTVPIRPYNSPSATLPAQNFSAADGNSRVLSFMTNAYVDFGGKDNGISAFLGGGVGVARVKLSELQTRKYGQAFLDDSDTRFAWQILAGIRKPLTDKLDISLKYRFFNVNNIKTFTVDNQATESRFRSHSLLLGLTYNFGEPAAPPPPPPPPPPPPPPPPLPPCPPAAVTPGPFLVFFDWDKSIITPEAAAVLDRAAEQYAATGQTSVALAGHADKSGSDAYNVGLSQRRADAVKAYMATKGVPDGSMTTEAFGESRPLVDTADGVREPQNRRVEITFGGAPQPASAPCTPQ, from the coding sequence ATGCGGAAATACGCTGCGGCGCTGGCACTTGCCACCACTGCACTGGCCGGCCCAGCGCTGGCCAAAGACGGCGCCTGGTACATCGGCGTCGATGCCGGCGGTATGCTCGTCGAGGACTCGAAGTTCGATATTCGTAACGCGGCCGGTACGGCCACCGCGAAGGACGCGCTCACGCTCAACCACGAATATGGCTACGACGTTTCGGGCAATATTGGTTACGACTTCGGTCCGATCCGCGCCGAATTCGAGGTCGGCTATAAGGATGCCAACCTCGACTCGATCGACTATAACGGCACTGTGCCGATCCGGCCGTACAACAGCCCGTCGGCAACCCTCCCTGCGCAGAATTTCTCTGCTGCTGACGGCAACAGCCGTGTCCTGTCGTTCATGACCAATGCCTACGTCGATTTCGGCGGCAAGGATAACGGCATCAGCGCCTTCCTCGGCGGCGGTGTCGGTGTGGCCCGCGTCAAGCTGAGTGAACTGCAGACCCGCAAGTACGGCCAGGCGTTCCTGGACGACAGTGACACGCGCTTCGCTTGGCAGATCCTCGCCGGCATCCGCAAGCCGCTGACCGACAAGCTTGATATCTCGTTGAAGTATCGCTTCTTCAACGTGAACAATATCAAGACGTTCACCGTTGACAACCAGGCGACTGAGTCGCGCTTCCGCAGCCACTCCCTGCTGCTCGGCCTGACCTACAACTTCGGCGAGCCGGCTGCACCGCCGCCCCCGCCGCCTCCCCCGCCCCCGCCGCCTCCCCCGCCGCCGCTGCCGCCGTGCCCGCCTGCTGCGGTGACCCCGGGGCCGTTCCTCGTGTTCTTCGACTGGGATAAGTCGATCATCACGCCGGAAGCTGCTGCGGTTCTCGACCGGGCTGCCGAGCAGTACGCTGCGACTGGCCAGACCAGCGTTGCGCTTGCCGGTCACGCCGACAAGTCGGGTTCGGATGCCTACAACGTCGGTCTCTCGCAGCGTCGTGCCGACGCGGTGAAGGCCTACATGGCAACCAAGGGCGTGCCTGACGGTTCGATGACGACCGAAGCCTTCGGCGAAAGTCGTCCGCTGGTCGACACCGCCGACGGTGTCCGCGAGCCGCAGAACCGGCGCGTGGAGATCACGTTCGGTGGCGCTCCGCAGCCTGCCTCGGCGCCCTGCACTCCGCAGTAA
- a CDS encoding phage head-tail connector protein, whose amino-acid sequence MLVELMPAGVVPASVDEVKAFLRLEHHDEDAVVAGFVRAATALAEAFTGQWLVARDFTESVAASAGWQRLGVAPVTAITTVGIGSFALPTSAYEIDIDRAGAGWVRLLTGDATLKASVSGRAGLGEGWNGVPEPLRAGIVRLAAHLFTHRDDPDASALPVAVGALWRPWRMVRI is encoded by the coding sequence ATGCTGGTCGAGCTCATGCCGGCCGGGGTCGTGCCCGCGTCGGTCGACGAGGTGAAGGCGTTCCTGCGCCTCGAACACCACGACGAAGACGCCGTTGTTGCCGGCTTCGTCCGCGCCGCGACGGCACTCGCGGAAGCGTTCACCGGTCAGTGGCTGGTGGCGCGCGACTTCACCGAGAGCGTCGCGGCGAGCGCCGGCTGGCAGCGGCTCGGGGTGGCACCGGTGACTGCGATAACCACGGTCGGGATCGGCAGCTTCGCGCTGCCGACCTCGGCCTACGAGATCGATATCGACCGCGCGGGCGCGGGCTGGGTCCGGCTGCTGACCGGCGATGCGACGCTGAAGGCGAGCGTCAGCGGGCGGGCGGGGCTGGGCGAGGGCTGGAACGGCGTTCCCGAACCGCTCCGCGCCGGCATCGTGCGGCTGGCGGCGCATCTGTTCACCCACCGCGACGACCCGGATGCGTCGGCGCTGCCGGTCGCGGTAGGGGCGCTGTGGCGGCCGTGGCGGATGGTACGGATATGA
- a CDS encoding phage tail protein, protein MASEKGSAFLLKVGDGANPPSYTTIAGLRTTQLSVNADTVVVTNKGSGGWRELLSGAGVRSVSLSGAGVFSGTAAEGRVKASALAGILDDYQVSFESGERLAGRFLITRLDYAGDFNGERTYTLALESSGPVAVS, encoded by the coding sequence ATGGCGTCCGAAAAGGGCAGTGCCTTCCTGTTGAAGGTCGGCGACGGTGCGAACCCTCCGTCCTACACGACCATCGCCGGGCTGCGGACGACGCAGCTGAGCGTCAACGCCGACACCGTGGTGGTGACCAACAAGGGCTCGGGCGGGTGGCGCGAACTGCTGTCCGGGGCGGGCGTGCGCTCGGTCAGCCTGAGCGGCGCGGGGGTGTTTTCCGGCACTGCCGCCGAGGGCCGGGTCAAGGCGTCGGCGCTGGCCGGCATCCTCGACGACTATCAGGTCAGCTTCGAGAGCGGCGAGCGGCTGGCGGGGCGGTTCCTGATTACCCGCCTCGATTACGCCGGCGATTTCAACGGCGAGCGCACCTACACGCTGGCGCTCGAGTCGAGCGGCCCGGTGGCGGTGTCGTGA
- a CDS encoding DUF2163 domain-containing protein yields the protein MSGFQDSLDGELTTLAICWRVARADGVTLGFTTHDRPLDVGGVRYDSAPGMAPSAISTGDGLEVDTMEVTGALSAAAITAADLAAGRFDEATVTIFMVDWTRPGGATLPLARGSLGDITRHVSGDGGSFTAELRGPTAAFDATAIEVCSPECRAELGDARCRVDLAPLTVLATAGEGADGRLTVSASEAMGFANGRLRVLDGVCAGLDVRIADAGSDWIEPFEPLPHALAAGTRVELREGCDRRFSTCRDRFANAPNFRGEPHVPGGDLLTRFPGV from the coding sequence ATGAGCGGGTTCCAGGACAGCCTCGACGGCGAGCTGACGACGCTGGCGATCTGCTGGCGGGTGGCGCGCGCCGACGGGGTGACGCTCGGCTTCACCACCCACGACCGGCCGCTCGATGTCGGCGGGGTCCGCTACGACAGCGCGCCCGGCATGGCGCCGTCGGCGATCTCGACCGGCGACGGGCTCGAGGTCGATACGATGGAGGTCACCGGCGCGCTGTCGGCGGCCGCGATCACGGCAGCCGATCTGGCCGCGGGCCGCTTCGACGAGGCGACGGTGACGATCTTCATGGTCGACTGGACACGGCCCGGCGGCGCGACGCTTCCCTTAGCGCGAGGCTCGCTCGGCGACATCACGCGGCATGTGTCCGGTGATGGCGGCAGCTTCACCGCCGAATTGCGCGGGCCGACTGCGGCGTTCGACGCGACCGCGATCGAGGTTTGTTCGCCGGAGTGCCGCGCCGAACTCGGTGACGCGCGCTGCCGGGTCGATCTCGCGCCGCTGACCGTGCTGGCCACGGCGGGCGAGGGGGCGGACGGGCGGCTGACGGTGTCGGCGAGCGAGGCGATGGGGTTCGCCAACGGGCGGCTGCGGGTGCTGGACGGAGTTTGCGCCGGGCTCGACGTGCGCATCGCCGACGCCGGCAGCGACTGGATCGAGCCATTCGAGCCACTGCCGCACGCGCTCGCCGCCGGCACCCGGGTCGAACTGCGCGAAGGCTGCGACCGTCGCTTCTCGACGTGCCGCGACCGCTTTGCCAACGCACCGAACTTTCGCGGCGAGCCGCACGTGCCGGGGGGCGACCTGCTCACCCGTTTTCCGGGGGTCTGA
- a CDS encoding phage tail protein, which yields MATLILGTVGRVIGGPLGGLVGTFLGSVLDRSLLGGGKARQVGRLSNLAVQSSAYGEPIPRLYGTMRIAGNLVWTAGIAEHSSTSGGGKRGGAKTTSYTYSSSFAVILSARPVAGIGRVWADGKLLRDAAGTWITPATMRLHLGGDGQSVDPLIAAAEAAGGAPAYRGLAYAVFEDLPLADYGNRIPNLTFELIADADGTGAGAVVADLCAAAKIEGVAPVGIFQSFGGFAAAQGGSVREQLGQLTELYDLRFVDDGTGLGVCAGPAVASITLAADDLGSHDASSSPHEARSEARGAGGQLDDAVALGFFDPARDYQPGLQRAVRRADAARIAQVDIAAAFSADSAKGLAGALLARRNAARVGATFQLPPRSLDVRAGTAVRREGDTTTWSVRRWTFANFVSEVAVERKPVRLASAAVADPGRVHDAGDSAAGATTLHLLDLPPLFGEAAGPRLYVAGAGASPGWRRSSVALSLDGGETYTAIGEVGAPSVVGTTVSTLSAGSGDRWDRTGRVEVELLADSLWLESRAEAVVLAGANLALINNEIVQFASVEALGGRRFALSMLLRGRRATDVAAHPAGGRFVMLDPERLLALDLGSEVIGRSLRVRATGAGDGATQPVAIDFAGNAARPLPPVFVRCVADGGDAVFAWKRRSRSGFAWLDGVDAPVGESAESYRVEVRRGATLVRAVTVAVAGWRYLAADRAADLAGAGATVTLAIAQLGDLAGVPAHVVFILP from the coding sequence ATGGCGACACTGATCCTCGGCACCGTCGGGCGGGTGATCGGCGGGCCGCTCGGCGGGCTGGTCGGAACGTTCCTCGGCTCGGTGCTCGACCGTTCGCTGCTCGGCGGCGGCAAGGCGCGTCAGGTCGGCCGGCTGAGCAACCTCGCGGTGCAAAGCTCGGCCTACGGCGAGCCAATCCCGCGCCTGTACGGCACTATGCGGATCGCCGGTAACCTCGTCTGGACTGCGGGCATCGCCGAGCACAGTTCCACCTCCGGCGGCGGCAAGCGCGGCGGTGCGAAGACCACCAGCTACACCTATTCTTCGTCGTTTGCGGTGATCCTGTCGGCGCGCCCGGTCGCCGGCATCGGGCGGGTGTGGGCGGACGGCAAGCTGCTGCGCGATGCGGCGGGGACGTGGATCACCCCGGCGACGATGCGCCTGCATCTCGGCGGAGACGGGCAATCGGTCGACCCGCTCATCGCCGCCGCCGAGGCCGCTGGCGGTGCGCCCGCCTATCGGGGGCTGGCGTATGCGGTGTTCGAGGACCTGCCGCTCGCCGACTACGGCAACCGCATCCCGAATCTCACATTCGAGCTGATCGCCGATGCGGACGGCACCGGCGCAGGCGCGGTCGTCGCCGATCTCTGCGCCGCGGCGAAGATCGAGGGTGTCGCGCCTGTGGGCATTTTCCAATCGTTCGGCGGTTTTGCGGCAGCGCAGGGCGGCAGCGTCCGCGAGCAACTCGGCCAACTGACCGAGCTATACGACCTGCGCTTCGTCGACGACGGGACGGGGCTCGGGGTCTGCGCCGGGCCGGCCGTCGCGTCGATCACGCTCGCTGCCGACGATCTCGGCAGCCACGACGCGAGCTCGTCGCCGCACGAGGCGCGGAGCGAGGCGCGCGGCGCCGGCGGCCAGCTCGACGATGCAGTCGCGCTCGGCTTCTTCGACCCGGCGCGCGACTATCAGCCGGGCCTGCAGCGCGCTGTCCGCCGTGCCGATGCTGCCCGCATCGCCCAGGTCGACATCGCCGCAGCCTTTTCCGCCGACTCCGCCAAGGGGCTGGCGGGCGCGCTGCTGGCGCGGCGCAACGCCGCCCGGGTCGGCGCGACCTTCCAGCTGCCGCCGCGCAGCCTCGATGTTCGCGCCGGGACCGCCGTGCGTCGCGAGGGCGATACGACGACGTGGTCGGTCCGGCGCTGGACCTTCGCCAATTTCGTCTCCGAAGTGGCAGTCGAGCGCAAGCCGGTGCGGCTCGCGTCGGCGGCGGTGGCCGACCCCGGTCGGGTCCACGACGCCGGCGACAGCGCCGCGGGCGCAACGACCCTCCACCTGCTCGATCTACCGCCGCTGTTCGGAGAGGCTGCAGGGCCTCGCCTCTACGTTGCGGGCGCGGGTGCATCGCCGGGCTGGCGGCGAAGCAGCGTCGCACTCAGCCTCGACGGCGGCGAAACCTACACTGCGATCGGCGAAGTCGGAGCACCCAGCGTTGTCGGAACAACCGTGTCCACTCTTTCCGCGGGCAGCGGCGACCGTTGGGACCGCACCGGGCGCGTCGAGGTCGAGCTGCTCGCTGATAGCCTGTGGCTCGAGAGTCGCGCCGAGGCGGTCGTCCTCGCGGGTGCAAATCTGGCGCTGATCAACAATGAGATCGTGCAGTTCGCCAGCGTCGAGGCGCTCGGCGGTCGCCGGTTCGCTCTGTCAATGCTGCTGCGTGGCCGCCGGGCGACCGATGTCGCAGCGCATCCGGCGGGCGGGCGCTTCGTGATGCTCGACCCCGAGCGGCTGTTGGCGCTCGATCTCGGTTCGGAGGTCATCGGACGCAGCTTGCGCGTGCGCGCAACCGGGGCGGGCGACGGCGCTACCCAACCGGTCGCGATCGACTTCGCCGGCAACGCGGCGCGTCCGCTGCCGCCGGTCTTCGTCCGCTGCGTCGCGGACGGCGGCGACGCGGTGTTCGCCTGGAAGCGCCGCAGCCGGAGCGGCTTCGCCTGGCTCGACGGGGTCGATGCGCCGGTTGGTGAAAGTGCCGAGAGCTACCGGGTCGAAGTCCGTCGTGGTGCGACGCTCGTCCGTGCCGTCACGGTGGCGGTAGCGGGCTGGCGCTATCTTGCCGCCGACCGCGCCGCCGATCTCGCCGGTGCGGGAGCCACCGTCACCCTCGCCATCGCCCAGCTCGGCGACCTCGCGGGCGTGCCCGCGCACGTCGTCTTCATCCTGCCCTGA
- a CDS encoding gene transfer agent family protein, with amino-acid sequence MSVANAVRGEASVLVAGLALVLRPTFAALVAAEAELGALFALVERAAAGGLTLSELAGLFWHCLHERPEGLTRAAFSEGLAAGGLAAATPALRVLLGQILSGR; translated from the coding sequence GTGAGCGTGGCCAATGCGGTGCGGGGCGAGGCTTCGGTCCTCGTCGCGGGGCTGGCGCTGGTGCTGCGCCCGACCTTCGCGGCGCTGGTCGCGGCGGAGGCGGAACTCGGGGCGCTGTTCGCGCTGGTCGAGCGGGCGGCCGCCGGTGGGCTGACGCTGAGCGAGTTGGCGGGGCTGTTCTGGCATTGCCTGCACGAGCGGCCGGAGGGGCTGACGCGCGCGGCGTTCAGCGAGGGGCTGGCGGCGGGCGGGCTGGCGGCGGCGACGCCGGCGCTGCGGGTGTTGCTCGGGCAGATATTGAGTGGGCGATAG
- a CDS encoding HK97 family phage prohead protease, with protein MTDLRLAGYASIFDRPDSGGDIVRAGAFARAVAAGAKLPLLWQHVVGEPIGFVERIAEDGRGLRVVARIAADTARGGDAAALLRAGALDGLSFGYRVRASRPGRGVRELTDLDLIEVSLVTFPMQPAARVIAVEDASN; from the coding sequence ATGACCGACCTCAGATTGGCGGGTTACGCCAGCATCTTCGACCGGCCCGACAGCGGTGGCGATATCGTCCGCGCCGGGGCGTTCGCGCGCGCCGTCGCCGCGGGGGCGAAGCTGCCTCTGCTGTGGCAGCATGTCGTTGGCGAGCCGATCGGGTTCGTCGAGCGCATTGCCGAGGACGGCCGCGGGCTCCGGGTCGTGGCGCGCATCGCCGCGGACACGGCGCGCGGCGGCGACGCGGCGGCGCTGCTCCGCGCCGGCGCGCTCGACGGCCTCAGCTTCGGTTACCGCGTTCGGGCCAGCCGACCGGGGCGGGGCGTGCGTGAGCTGACCGACCTCGACCTCATCGAAGTCTCGCTGGTGACCTTCCCGATGCAGCCCGCGGCGCGGGTGATCGCCGTCGAGGACGCAAGCAACTGA
- a CDS encoding DUF3168 domain-containing protein, which produces MSARTFTPIGAVFDAVPVGAPAPYLTIGPDTVTDWSTKTSQGREHRVLIGVWDDAPGLTRCKALLGVAEQAVLELAGEADGWRIASVLFVRSFVQRDPEGWGHGVADFRVRTEAV; this is translated from the coding sequence GTGTCGGCGCGCACCTTCACCCCGATCGGCGCGGTGTTCGATGCGGTGCCGGTCGGTGCGCCCGCGCCCTACCTGACGATCGGGCCGGACACCGTCACCGACTGGTCGACCAAGACCAGCCAGGGCCGCGAGCATCGCGTGCTGATCGGCGTCTGGGACGACGCGCCGGGGCTGACGCGCTGCAAGGCGCTGCTCGGCGTGGCGGAGCAGGCGGTGCTGGAGCTGGCGGGCGAGGCGGACGGCTGGCGGATCGCGTCGGTGCTGTTCGTGCGCAGCTTCGTCCAGCGCGATCCTGAGGGCTGGGGCCACGGGGTGGCCGACTTCCGGGTGCGGACCGAGGCGGTCTGA
- a CDS encoding DUF2793 domain-containing protein gives MSELTDRYALPLLQVAQAQKEVTHNEAVAGIDALLHLAVETSVLALPPVAPSPGQAWIVAAAATGIWAGHAGEVASFGSGGWRYTVPREGCVAWLRDVQRFAVRTGTGWRDDGWPSSGVRIGSRLALGEVPAVIAVPSGGTVLDAQARFVIIALTDALRAQGIVA, from the coding sequence ATGTCCGAACTGACCGATCGTTATGCCCTGCCGCTCCTCCAGGTCGCGCAGGCGCAGAAAGAAGTGACCCACAACGAAGCTGTTGCCGGCATCGACGCGCTGCTCCATCTCGCCGTCGAGACGTCGGTGCTGGCCTTGCCGCCGGTTGCGCCGTCGCCGGGGCAGGCGTGGATCGTCGCTGCGGCCGCGACCGGGATCTGGGCCGGGCACGCCGGCGAGGTTGCCAGTTTCGGCAGCGGCGGCTGGCGCTATACCGTACCGCGCGAGGGTTGCGTCGCATGGTTGCGCGACGTGCAGCGTTTCGCGGTCCGGACCGGAACCGGCTGGCGCGACGATGGTTGGCCATCGTCAGGCGTCCGCATCGGTTCGCGTCTCGCGCTCGGTGAGGTGCCCGCGGTCATCGCCGTGCCGAGCGGCGGAACGGTGCTCGACGCTCAGGCTCGCTTCGTTATCATAGCCTTAACAGACGCGCTCAGGGCGCAAGGCATCGTCGCCTGA
- a CDS encoding tail tape measure protein, with product MRADTSGFSAGVADIRGQLDGPLASGLDAAGRGLERALIKATTTGKFGFDDLRKVALSTLAQIAASAIKTDLGALFGGGNSGGGLLGSLASLFGGSPGRATGGPVTGGSAYMVGERGPELFVPTAAGRIQSMASGGRGPVSVTVNVAAPTGAAPDVMMRTGSQVARAVSRALDKANG from the coding sequence GTGCGCGCCGACACCAGCGGCTTCTCCGCGGGCGTCGCCGATATCCGCGGCCAGCTCGACGGGCCGCTGGCCAGTGGCCTCGATGCGGCGGGGCGCGGGCTCGAGCGCGCGCTGATCAAGGCCACCACGACGGGTAAGTTCGGCTTCGACGACCTCCGCAAGGTCGCGCTGTCGACGCTGGCGCAGATCGCAGCTAGCGCGATCAAGACCGACCTCGGCGCGTTGTTCGGCGGCGGGAACAGCGGCGGCGGCCTGCTCGGGTCGTTGGCGTCGCTGTTCGGCGGTAGCCCCGGGCGCGCGACCGGCGGCCCGGTCACCGGCGGCAGCGCCTACATGGTCGGCGAGCGCGGGCCGGAACTGTTCGTGCCGACCGCCGCCGGGCGCATCCAGTCCATGGCAAGCGGCGGGCGCGGGCCGGTCAGCGTCACTGTCAACGTCGCGGCGCCGACGGGAGCCGCGCCGGACGTGATGATGCGGACCGGCAGCCAGGTCGCGCGTGCCGTCAGTCGTGCCCTCGACAAGGCCAATGGCTGA
- a CDS encoding phage major capsid protein translates to MTYDIKADALEASFEQVVPDHGADIAALQADVARLNAVPLHRPALSGAKADTDPVRIGFVERYLRKGLEMPAETKSLSAGVATDGGVAVPREIDASIDAVLKATSPIRRVAQVVQIGSVNYRKLVAVGGVASGWVSEIAARAETATETFVEIAPPMGELYANPAASQTMLDDALFDVEQWLSTEIASEFAQAESIAFVTGSGTAQPKGFLTYPVATTDDTTRAFGTLQYLATTVAGNFPTAGGDKLIDLVQALRTPYRQNAVFVMNSSTLARVRKLKDNNGQYLYQTGLSSGSPATLLGYLV, encoded by the coding sequence ATGACGTATGACATCAAGGCCGACGCGCTCGAGGCGAGCTTCGAGCAGGTCGTTCCCGACCACGGTGCCGACATCGCGGCGCTGCAGGCCGACGTGGCGCGGCTGAATGCCGTGCCGCTCCACCGCCCGGCGCTGTCGGGTGCCAAGGCCGACACCGATCCGGTTCGTATCGGCTTCGTCGAGCGCTATCTGCGGAAGGGCCTCGAGATGCCCGCCGAGACCAAGTCGCTGTCGGCGGGCGTCGCCACCGACGGCGGCGTCGCGGTGCCGCGTGAGATCGACGCCTCGATCGACGCGGTACTGAAGGCGACCTCGCCGATCCGCCGGGTCGCGCAGGTCGTCCAGATTGGCAGCGTCAACTACCGCAAGCTCGTCGCGGTCGGCGGCGTTGCCAGCGGCTGGGTATCCGAAATCGCCGCCCGCGCCGAGACAGCGACCGAGACCTTCGTCGAGATCGCACCGCCGATGGGCGAGCTTTATGCCAACCCGGCGGCGTCGCAAACGATGCTCGACGATGCGCTGTTCGATGTCGAGCAATGGCTGTCGACCGAGATCGCCAGCGAGTTCGCACAGGCCGAAAGCATCGCCTTCGTGACCGGTTCCGGGACCGCCCAGCCGAAGGGCTTCCTCACCTACCCGGTTGCCACGACCGACGATACGACGCGTGCTTTCGGAACGCTCCAGTATCTCGCGACGACGGTCGCGGGCAACTTCCCGACGGCAGGGGGCGACAAGCTGATCGACCTCGTGCAGGCGCTGCGGACACCGTACCGCCAGAATGCGGTGTTCGTGATGAACTCCTCGACGCTGGCGCGGGTCCGCAAGCTGAAGGACAACAACGGGCAGTATCTGTACCAGACCGGCCTGTCGTCGGGGTCGCCGGCAACGTTGCTCGGCTATCTGGTGTGA